A single genomic interval of Bacteroidota bacterium harbors:
- a CDS encoding glutamine synthetase type III, with the protein MSYLRFSALEDIRKRKAIDVKLPSVKTSEYFAVNVFDLKKMQEYLSEEAYESVKNAVESGSKIDRKVAEQIASGMKSWALDRGASHYTHWFQPLHGTTAEKHDAFFQPTKDGGVIESFGGDKLVQQEPDASSFPSGGIRNTFEARGYTAWDPSSPAFVIGTTLCIPTIFVAYTGEALDYKTPLLRSLTALDSAAVKVCQLFDRNVTKVIGTLGWEQEYFLVDEALYHARPDLMLTKRTLMGHASAKDQQLADNYFGSIPERVMSFMKELEIEAYKLGIPIKTRHNEVAPNQFECAPVFEEVNLAVDHNQLLMDIMEKIAKHHYFRVLFHEKPYKGVNGSGKHCNWSLATNTGINLLSPGKTPKLNLQFLTFLVNTMKAVHDWQDLIRASIMSSGNSHRLGGHEAPPAIISVFIGQQLTKMLDEIVNRVSNKKMSPDEKTGLKLDVGKIPEILLDNTDRNRTSPFAFTGNRFEFRAVGGSANTANPMITLNTVMANQLNEFMTDVNKAREKGVKKDEAIFQVLRNYIIKSKRIRFEGDGYSDNWVKEAEKRGLSNITDVPDSFSAIITKEAKALFTKTNVLSEVEINARFDIRLERFTKKIQIESRVLGDLAINHIIPTCINYQTKLIENVKGIKQVCTVDEFNSVSALQMETIKEISHRISQAKMLVDQMKEERKKANNMEKILDKANYYSKVVIPYLGKIRSHIDRLELIVDDRMWPMPKYRELLFNR; encoded by the coding sequence ATGTCATATTTACGTTTTAGTGCCTTGGAAGACATCAGGAAAAGAAAAGCTATTGATGTTAAATTACCTTCTGTAAAAACTTCAGAATATTTTGCTGTCAATGTTTTTGATTTAAAGAAAATGCAAGAATATTTGTCTGAAGAAGCTTATGAAAGTGTTAAAAATGCAGTTGAAAGTGGAAGTAAAATTGATCGAAAAGTAGCTGAACAAATTGCTTCCGGAATGAAATCATGGGCACTTGATCGTGGAGCATCTCATTATACTCATTGGTTCCAACCCTTGCATGGAACAACAGCCGAAAAACACGATGCATTTTTTCAACCAACAAAAGATGGTGGCGTAATTGAAAGTTTTGGTGGCGACAAACTCGTTCAACAAGAACCTGATGCCAGTAGTTTCCCCAGTGGTGGAATCCGAAATACTTTTGAGGCCAGAGGTTATACTGCTTGGGATCCTTCATCTCCAGCATTTGTTATTGGAACAACACTATGTATTCCAACTATTTTTGTAGCCTACACAGGCGAAGCATTGGATTATAAAACACCATTGTTACGTTCGCTTACAGCTCTTGATTCTGCCGCAGTTAAAGTATGTCAGTTATTTGATCGAAATGTAACGAAAGTAATTGGCACACTGGGATGGGAACAGGAATATTTCCTCGTTGATGAAGCACTTTATCATGCTCGTCCTGATTTGATGCTTACAAAACGCACCTTAATGGGTCATGCTTCTGCAAAAGATCAGCAATTGGCCGACAATTACTTTGGATCAATACCTGAGCGTGTCATGTCCTTTATGAAGGAATTGGAAATAGAAGCCTATAAATTGGGAATTCCAATTAAAACAAGGCATAACGAGGTAGCTCCAAACCAATTTGAGTGTGCTCCTGTATTTGAAGAAGTGAATCTGGCAGTTGATCACAACCAATTATTGATGGACATCATGGAAAAAATAGCCAAACATCACTACTTCCGTGTTCTATTCCATGAAAAACCATACAAAGGGGTGAATGGTAGTGGCAAACATTGCAATTGGTCCTTAGCAACCAATACAGGCATTAATTTACTTTCGCCAGGCAAAACACCAAAATTAAACCTACAGTTTTTAACTTTTCTTGTTAATACAATGAAAGCTGTTCACGATTGGCAGGATTTAATTCGTGCAAGCATCATGTCTAGTGGCAATTCCCATCGACTTGGAGGACATGAAGCGCCACCAGCAATTATTTCAGTATTCATTGGTCAGCAATTAACCAAAATGCTGGATGAAATAGTGAATCGTGTTAGTAATAAGAAAATGTCGCCTGATGAAAAAACAGGTCTTAAGTTAGATGTTGGTAAAATTCCAGAAATATTACTTGACAATACTGATCGTAACCGTACGTCTCCATTTGCATTTACAGGAAATCGTTTTGAGTTCAGAGCTGTTGGAGGATCTGCCAATACAGCAAATCCAATGATTACACTTAATACCGTAATGGCCAATCAGCTGAATGAATTTATGACAGATGTGAATAAAGCCCGGGAAAAAGGAGTTAAAAAAGATGAAGCTATTTTTCAGGTTTTGCGCAATTATATTATAAAATCCAAGAGAATTCGTTTTGAAGGCGATGGATATAGCGACAATTGGGTAAAAGAAGCAGAAAAAAGAGGATTATCAAATATCACAGACGTGCCTGATTCTTTTTCAGCTATCATCACAAAAGAAGCCAAGGCTTTATTTACCAAAACCAATGTTTTAAGCGAAGTTGAAATTAACGCTCGTTTTGATATTCGCTTAGAGCGATTTACAAAAAAGATTCAAATTGAATCAAGGGTTTTAGGTGATTTAGCTATAAATCATATAATTCCAACGTGTATTAATTATCAAACCAAGTTAATTGAGAATGTCAAAGGGATAAAACAAGTTTGCACGGTTGACGAATTCAATTCTGTTTCAGCACTTCAAATGGAAACAATTAAAGAAATATCCCACCGAATTAGTCAGGCAAAAATGTTGGTTGACCAAATGAAAGAGGAAAGGAAAAAAGCGAATAATATGGAAAAAATACTAGATAAGGCAAACTATTACAGCAAAGTGGTTATACCGTATCTGGGCAAAATTCGTTCTCATATCGATCGTCTGGAACTCATTGTTGATGACCGTATGTGGCCAATGCCAAAATATCGGGAGCTACTTTTTAACAGGTAA